The following coding sequences lie in one Oncorhynchus gorbuscha isolate QuinsamMale2020 ecotype Even-year linkage group LG10, OgorEven_v1.0, whole genome shotgun sequence genomic window:
- the LOC124045659 gene encoding transcriptional regulator QRICH1-like isoform X2, which produces MNNMEGSGGSFEDLVRLKARSVPQHRMKEFLESLANKGPEALQEFNHQSGATATTTTTTTVYQQGANCIYTDNTEVAGSLLELACPQQQVQVSQQQVMAAQQQLSPNMTTAMHQGQDIIQVQIGGQHQGQVVGVGGQVLQLPSSSNQQLQGVTTAQLIQSGDLTEEQHQQLQAQLMAAVAGGQQIQIQTVGALSPSQQQGSPRGNTIQTTSPLQPAKKRKVDMPITVSYALPGQQLATVLAIPQGQGQQQSYVSLRPDVLTVDSSHLYSATGTITSPTGETWTIPVYSAPPGSRDQGGVTHIAIPQEAYSAVQVGGGTTTTMAHTTPTQVTIGSSHAVSTMTGSSVGHEEVQYQTVAANSLFPAQFMHGNIHIPVAVQGYGNTTQSLIWDPQQQVLHTQGGVQVQDTQQLQGQTMAVAELEGQGHTEMMLPCSLKPEEGLDVWKLWAQRKNAELDKDEINKLAPIGRRQALRFQEDLVSCAVAELSVGLSHMCQEARGLEGETYGADVLYYVFLCIQKYLVDNGRVDDVFSDPYYGRFSQCLHRILEPWRPSVHPLGYLIASQVTEEMLWECKQLGAHSPATLLTTLMFFNTKYFQLKTVEQHLKLAFSKVLRHTRKSPNNPKDKCTSIRYLKPVGQHQIGQKVTDDMYAEQLEHPENPLRCPIKLYDFYLFKSPQSAKGRNDAFYLNPEPVVAPNSPLWYSTQPINREQMEHILARCLIVREIQEAVANIH; this is translated from the exons ATGAATAACATGGAGGGTTCGGGGGGCTCGTTTGAGGATCTGGTGAGGCTGAAGGCACGCAGTGTCCCCCAGCATCGGATGAAGGAGTTCCTGGAGTCCCTGGCCAACAAGGGCCCCGAGGCACTGCAGGAGTTCAATCATCAGAGCGGTGCTACcgccacaaccactaccaccactacggTGTACCAGCAGGGAGCAAACTGCATATACACAGACAACACCGAGGTGGCTGGGTCACTGCTGGAACTGGCCTGTCCG CAACAGCAGGTACAGGTGTCCCAGCAACAGGTTATGGCAGCACAGCAGCAGCTCTCACCAAATATGACCACAGCCATGCACCAAGGCCAAGACATAATACAG GTGCAGATCGGGGGGCAACATCAGGGCcaggtggttggggtggggggcCAGGTGCTGCAGCTGCCCTCCTCCTCCAATCAACAGCTACAGGGGGTCACCACAGCCCAGCTAATACAGTCTGGGGACCTCACAGAAGAACAGCACCAACAG CTGCAGGCCCAGTTGATGGCAGCGGTGGCGGGTGGTCAACAGATCCAGATACAGACGGTGggagctctctccccctcccagcaGCAGGGCTCTCCCCGGGGAAACACCATCCAGACCACCTCCCCCCTCCAGCCAGCCAAGAAGCGTAAGGTGGACATGCCCATCACAGTGTCCTACGCCCTGCCTGGTCAGCAGCTGGCCACTGTGCTAGCAATCCCCCAGGGTCAGGGACAGCAGCAGAGCTACGTATCTCTGAGGCCAGATGTGTTGACTGTAGATAGCAGCCACCTGTACAGTGCTACAGGTACCATCACCAGCCCCACTGGAGAGACCTGGACCATCCCAGTCTACTCTGCCCCGCCAGGGTCACGTGATCAGGGCGGTGTCACACACATCGCCATCCCCCAGGAAGCATACAGCGCTGTGCAGGTTGGTGGGGGGACTACAACGACAATGGCACACACTACGCCAACGCAAGTTACGATCGGCTCGAGTCATGCAGTTTCCACGATGACAGGGTCGTCGGTGGGTCATGAAGAAGTGCAATACCAGACAGTGGCGGCCAACTCTCTATTCCCGGCCCAGTTCATGCACGGGAACATCCACATCCCTGTGGCGGTGCAAGGGTACGGCAACACCACGCAGTCGCTCATCTGGGACCCCCAGCAGCAGGTGCTGCACACACAGGGAGGGGTGCAGGTCCAGGACACACAGCAACTACAG GGTCAGACCATGGCAGTAGCAGAGCTGGAGGGCCAGGGGCATACAGAGATGATGCTTCCCTGTTCTCTAAAGCCTGAGGAGGGGCTTGACGTGTGGAAGCTCTGGGCCCAGAGGAAGAACGCCGAGCTGGACAAGGACGAGATCAACAAACTAGCTCCCATTGGCC gccggCAGGCACTGAGGTTCCAGGAGGACCTGGTGTCGTGTGCGGTTGCTGAGCTCAGTGTGGGGCTGTCTCACATGTGCCAGGAGGCccgagggctggagggagagacttATGGGGCTGACGTTCTCTATTACGTCTTCCTCTGCATACAGAAg tATCTGGTTGATAATGGTCGTGTGGATGACGTTTTTTCAGACCCATACTACGGGCGCTTCTCCCAGTGTCTGCATCGGATACTGGAGCCATGGAGGCCAAGCGTCCATCCACTAG GTTACCTCATCGccagtcaggtgacagaggagatGCTGTGGGAGTGTAAACAGCTGGGTGCCCATTCCCCTGCAACGCTACTGACTACGCTGATGTTCTTCAACACCAA GTACTTTCAGCTGAAGACTGTGGAGCAGCATCTGAAGCTGGCCTTCTCCAAGGTCCTGAGACACACCAGGAAGAGCCCCAACAACCCCAAAGACAAGTGCACCAGCATCCGCTACCTGAAGCCTGTTGGCCAGCACCAGATAGGACAGAAAG TGACAGATGACATGTATGCAGAGCAGTTGGAGCACCCAGAAAACCCTCTGCGCTGCCCCATCAAACTCTACGACTTCTACCTCTTCAAAAG
- the LOC124045659 gene encoding transcriptional regulator QRICH1-like isoform X4 codes for MNNMEGSGGSFEDLVRLKARSVPQHRMKEFLESLANKGPEALQEFNHQSGATATTTTTTTVYQQGANCIYTDNTEVAGSLLELACPQQQVQVSQQQVMAAQQQLSPNMTTAMHQGQDIIQVQIGGQHQGQVVGVGGQVLQLPSSSNQQLQGVTTAQLIQSGDLTEEQHQQLQAQLMAAVAGGQQIQIQTVGALSPSQQQGSPRGNTIQTTSPLQPAKKRKVDMPITVSYALPGQQLATVLAIPQGQGQQQSYVSLRPDVLTVDSSHLYSATGTITSPTGETWTIPVYSAPPGSRDQGGVTHIAIPQEAYSAVQVGGGTTTTMAHTTPTQVTIGSSHAVSTMTGSSVGHEEVQYQTVAANSLFPAQFMHGNIHIPVAVQGYGNTTQSLIWDPQQQVLHTQGGVQVQDTQQLQGQTMAVAELEGQGHTEMMLPCSLKPEEGLDVWKLWAQRKNAELDKDEINKLAPIGRRQALRFQEDLVSCAVAELSVGLSHMCQEARGLEGETYGADVLYYVFLCIQKYLVDNGRVDDVFSDPYYGRFSQCLHRILEPWRPSVHPLGPGYLIASQVTEEMLWECKQLGAHSPATLLTTLMFFNTKYFQLKTVEQHLKLAFSKVLRHTRKSPNNPKDKCTSIRYLKPVGQHQIGQKVTDDMYAEQLEHPENPLRCPIKLYDFYLFKSRWKALKIVKIPATQVRLFSLLPHGKQCRCTNSGATGQ; via the exons ATGAATAACATGGAGGGTTCGGGGGGCTCGTTTGAGGATCTGGTGAGGCTGAAGGCACGCAGTGTCCCCCAGCATCGGATGAAGGAGTTCCTGGAGTCCCTGGCCAACAAGGGCCCCGAGGCACTGCAGGAGTTCAATCATCAGAGCGGTGCTACcgccacaaccactaccaccactacggTGTACCAGCAGGGAGCAAACTGCATATACACAGACAACACCGAGGTGGCTGGGTCACTGCTGGAACTGGCCTGTCCG CAACAGCAGGTACAGGTGTCCCAGCAACAGGTTATGGCAGCACAGCAGCAGCTCTCACCAAATATGACCACAGCCATGCACCAAGGCCAAGACATAATACAG GTGCAGATCGGGGGGCAACATCAGGGCcaggtggttggggtggggggcCAGGTGCTGCAGCTGCCCTCCTCCTCCAATCAACAGCTACAGGGGGTCACCACAGCCCAGCTAATACAGTCTGGGGACCTCACAGAAGAACAGCACCAACAG CTGCAGGCCCAGTTGATGGCAGCGGTGGCGGGTGGTCAACAGATCCAGATACAGACGGTGggagctctctccccctcccagcaGCAGGGCTCTCCCCGGGGAAACACCATCCAGACCACCTCCCCCCTCCAGCCAGCCAAGAAGCGTAAGGTGGACATGCCCATCACAGTGTCCTACGCCCTGCCTGGTCAGCAGCTGGCCACTGTGCTAGCAATCCCCCAGGGTCAGGGACAGCAGCAGAGCTACGTATCTCTGAGGCCAGATGTGTTGACTGTAGATAGCAGCCACCTGTACAGTGCTACAGGTACCATCACCAGCCCCACTGGAGAGACCTGGACCATCCCAGTCTACTCTGCCCCGCCAGGGTCACGTGATCAGGGCGGTGTCACACACATCGCCATCCCCCAGGAAGCATACAGCGCTGTGCAGGTTGGTGGGGGGACTACAACGACAATGGCACACACTACGCCAACGCAAGTTACGATCGGCTCGAGTCATGCAGTTTCCACGATGACAGGGTCGTCGGTGGGTCATGAAGAAGTGCAATACCAGACAGTGGCGGCCAACTCTCTATTCCCGGCCCAGTTCATGCACGGGAACATCCACATCCCTGTGGCGGTGCAAGGGTACGGCAACACCACGCAGTCGCTCATCTGGGACCCCCAGCAGCAGGTGCTGCACACACAGGGAGGGGTGCAGGTCCAGGACACACAGCAACTACAG GGTCAGACCATGGCAGTAGCAGAGCTGGAGGGCCAGGGGCATACAGAGATGATGCTTCCCTGTTCTCTAAAGCCTGAGGAGGGGCTTGACGTGTGGAAGCTCTGGGCCCAGAGGAAGAACGCCGAGCTGGACAAGGACGAGATCAACAAACTAGCTCCCATTGGCC gccggCAGGCACTGAGGTTCCAGGAGGACCTGGTGTCGTGTGCGGTTGCTGAGCTCAGTGTGGGGCTGTCTCACATGTGCCAGGAGGCccgagggctggagggagagacttATGGGGCTGACGTTCTCTATTACGTCTTCCTCTGCATACAGAAg tATCTGGTTGATAATGGTCGTGTGGATGACGTTTTTTCAGACCCATACTACGGGCGCTTCTCCCAGTGTCTGCATCGGATACTGGAGCCATGGAGGCCAAGCGTCCATCCACTAG GCCCAGGTTACCTCATCGccagtcaggtgacagaggagatGCTGTGGGAGTGTAAACAGCTGGGTGCCCATTCCCCTGCAACGCTACTGACTACGCTGATGTTCTTCAACACCAA GTACTTTCAGCTGAAGACTGTGGAGCAGCATCTGAAGCTGGCCTTCTCCAAGGTCCTGAGACACACCAGGAAGAGCCCCAACAACCCCAAAGACAAGTGCACCAGCATCCGCTACCTGAAGCCTGTTGGCCAGCACCAGATAGGACAGAAAG TGACAGATGACATGTATGCAGAGCAGTTGGAGCACCCAGAAAACCCTCTGCGCTGCCCCATCAAACTCTACGACTTCTACCTCTTCAAAAG
- the LOC124045659 gene encoding transcriptional regulator QRICH1-like isoform X3 produces MNNMEGSGGSFEDLVRLKARSVPQHRMKEFLESLANKGPEALQEFNHQSGATATTTTTTTVYQQGANCIYTDNTEVAGSLLELACPQQQVQVSQQQVMAAQQQLSPNMTTAMHQGQDIIQVQIGGQHQGQVVGVGGQVLQLPSSSNQQLQGVTTAQLIQSGDLTEEQHQQLQAQLMAAVAGGQQIQIQTVGALSPSQQQGSPRGNTIQTTSPLQPAKKRKVDMPITVSYALPGQQLATVLAIPQGQGQQQSYVSLRPDVLTVDSSHLYSATGTITSPTGETWTIPVYSAPPGSRDQGGVTHIAIPQEAYSAVQVGGGTTTTMAHTTPTQVTIGSSHAVSTMTGSSVGHEEVQYQTVAANSLFPAQFMHGNIHIPVAVQGYGNTTQSLIWDPQQQVLHTQGGVQVQDTQQLQGQTMAVAELEGQGHTEMMLPCSLKPEEGLDVWKLWAQRKNAELDKDEINKLAPIGRRQALRFQEDLVSCAVAELSVGLSHMCQEARGLEGETYGADVLYYVFLCIQKYLVDNGRVDDVFSDPYYGRFSQCLHRILEPWRPSVHPLGPGYLIASQVTEEMLWECKQLGAHSPATLLTTLMFFNTKYFQLKTVEQHLKLAFSKVLRHTRKSPNNPKDKCTSIRYLKPVGQHQIGQKDDMYAEQLEHPENPLRCPIKLYDFYLFKSPQSAKGRNDAFYLNPEPVVAPNSPLWYSTQPINREQMEHILARCLIVREIQEAVANIH; encoded by the exons ATGAATAACATGGAGGGTTCGGGGGGCTCGTTTGAGGATCTGGTGAGGCTGAAGGCACGCAGTGTCCCCCAGCATCGGATGAAGGAGTTCCTGGAGTCCCTGGCCAACAAGGGCCCCGAGGCACTGCAGGAGTTCAATCATCAGAGCGGTGCTACcgccacaaccactaccaccactacggTGTACCAGCAGGGAGCAAACTGCATATACACAGACAACACCGAGGTGGCTGGGTCACTGCTGGAACTGGCCTGTCCG CAACAGCAGGTACAGGTGTCCCAGCAACAGGTTATGGCAGCACAGCAGCAGCTCTCACCAAATATGACCACAGCCATGCACCAAGGCCAAGACATAATACAG GTGCAGATCGGGGGGCAACATCAGGGCcaggtggttggggtggggggcCAGGTGCTGCAGCTGCCCTCCTCCTCCAATCAACAGCTACAGGGGGTCACCACAGCCCAGCTAATACAGTCTGGGGACCTCACAGAAGAACAGCACCAACAG CTGCAGGCCCAGTTGATGGCAGCGGTGGCGGGTGGTCAACAGATCCAGATACAGACGGTGggagctctctccccctcccagcaGCAGGGCTCTCCCCGGGGAAACACCATCCAGACCACCTCCCCCCTCCAGCCAGCCAAGAAGCGTAAGGTGGACATGCCCATCACAGTGTCCTACGCCCTGCCTGGTCAGCAGCTGGCCACTGTGCTAGCAATCCCCCAGGGTCAGGGACAGCAGCAGAGCTACGTATCTCTGAGGCCAGATGTGTTGACTGTAGATAGCAGCCACCTGTACAGTGCTACAGGTACCATCACCAGCCCCACTGGAGAGACCTGGACCATCCCAGTCTACTCTGCCCCGCCAGGGTCACGTGATCAGGGCGGTGTCACACACATCGCCATCCCCCAGGAAGCATACAGCGCTGTGCAGGTTGGTGGGGGGACTACAACGACAATGGCACACACTACGCCAACGCAAGTTACGATCGGCTCGAGTCATGCAGTTTCCACGATGACAGGGTCGTCGGTGGGTCATGAAGAAGTGCAATACCAGACAGTGGCGGCCAACTCTCTATTCCCGGCCCAGTTCATGCACGGGAACATCCACATCCCTGTGGCGGTGCAAGGGTACGGCAACACCACGCAGTCGCTCATCTGGGACCCCCAGCAGCAGGTGCTGCACACACAGGGAGGGGTGCAGGTCCAGGACACACAGCAACTACAG GGTCAGACCATGGCAGTAGCAGAGCTGGAGGGCCAGGGGCATACAGAGATGATGCTTCCCTGTTCTCTAAAGCCTGAGGAGGGGCTTGACGTGTGGAAGCTCTGGGCCCAGAGGAAGAACGCCGAGCTGGACAAGGACGAGATCAACAAACTAGCTCCCATTGGCC gccggCAGGCACTGAGGTTCCAGGAGGACCTGGTGTCGTGTGCGGTTGCTGAGCTCAGTGTGGGGCTGTCTCACATGTGCCAGGAGGCccgagggctggagggagagacttATGGGGCTGACGTTCTCTATTACGTCTTCCTCTGCATACAGAAg tATCTGGTTGATAATGGTCGTGTGGATGACGTTTTTTCAGACCCATACTACGGGCGCTTCTCCCAGTGTCTGCATCGGATACTGGAGCCATGGAGGCCAAGCGTCCATCCACTAG GCCCAGGTTACCTCATCGccagtcaggtgacagaggagatGCTGTGGGAGTGTAAACAGCTGGGTGCCCATTCCCCTGCAACGCTACTGACTACGCTGATGTTCTTCAACACCAA GTACTTTCAGCTGAAGACTGTGGAGCAGCATCTGAAGCTGGCCTTCTCCAAGGTCCTGAGACACACCAGGAAGAGCCCCAACAACCCCAAAGACAAGTGCACCAGCATCCGCTACCTGAAGCCTGTTGGCCAGCACCAGATAGGACAGAAAG ATGACATGTATGCAGAGCAGTTGGAGCACCCAGAAAACCCTCTGCGCTGCCCCATCAAACTCTACGACTTCTACCTCTTCAAAAG
- the LOC124045659 gene encoding transcriptional regulator QRICH1-like isoform X1 — protein MNNMEGSGGSFEDLVRLKARSVPQHRMKEFLESLANKGPEALQEFNHQSGATATTTTTTTVYQQGANCIYTDNTEVAGSLLELACPQQQVQVSQQQVMAAQQQLSPNMTTAMHQGQDIIQVQIGGQHQGQVVGVGGQVLQLPSSSNQQLQGVTTAQLIQSGDLTEEQHQQLQAQLMAAVAGGQQIQIQTVGALSPSQQQGSPRGNTIQTTSPLQPAKKRKVDMPITVSYALPGQQLATVLAIPQGQGQQQSYVSLRPDVLTVDSSHLYSATGTITSPTGETWTIPVYSAPPGSRDQGGVTHIAIPQEAYSAVQVGGGTTTTMAHTTPTQVTIGSSHAVSTMTGSSVGHEEVQYQTVAANSLFPAQFMHGNIHIPVAVQGYGNTTQSLIWDPQQQVLHTQGGVQVQDTQQLQGQTMAVAELEGQGHTEMMLPCSLKPEEGLDVWKLWAQRKNAELDKDEINKLAPIGRRQALRFQEDLVSCAVAELSVGLSHMCQEARGLEGETYGADVLYYVFLCIQKYLVDNGRVDDVFSDPYYGRFSQCLHRILEPWRPSVHPLGPGYLIASQVTEEMLWECKQLGAHSPATLLTTLMFFNTKYFQLKTVEQHLKLAFSKVLRHTRKSPNNPKDKCTSIRYLKPVGQHQIGQKVTDDMYAEQLEHPENPLRCPIKLYDFYLFKSPQSAKGRNDAFYLNPEPVVAPNSPLWYSTQPINREQMEHILARCLIVREIQEAVANIH, from the exons ATGAATAACATGGAGGGTTCGGGGGGCTCGTTTGAGGATCTGGTGAGGCTGAAGGCACGCAGTGTCCCCCAGCATCGGATGAAGGAGTTCCTGGAGTCCCTGGCCAACAAGGGCCCCGAGGCACTGCAGGAGTTCAATCATCAGAGCGGTGCTACcgccacaaccactaccaccactacggTGTACCAGCAGGGAGCAAACTGCATATACACAGACAACACCGAGGTGGCTGGGTCACTGCTGGAACTGGCCTGTCCG CAACAGCAGGTACAGGTGTCCCAGCAACAGGTTATGGCAGCACAGCAGCAGCTCTCACCAAATATGACCACAGCCATGCACCAAGGCCAAGACATAATACAG GTGCAGATCGGGGGGCAACATCAGGGCcaggtggttggggtggggggcCAGGTGCTGCAGCTGCCCTCCTCCTCCAATCAACAGCTACAGGGGGTCACCACAGCCCAGCTAATACAGTCTGGGGACCTCACAGAAGAACAGCACCAACAG CTGCAGGCCCAGTTGATGGCAGCGGTGGCGGGTGGTCAACAGATCCAGATACAGACGGTGggagctctctccccctcccagcaGCAGGGCTCTCCCCGGGGAAACACCATCCAGACCACCTCCCCCCTCCAGCCAGCCAAGAAGCGTAAGGTGGACATGCCCATCACAGTGTCCTACGCCCTGCCTGGTCAGCAGCTGGCCACTGTGCTAGCAATCCCCCAGGGTCAGGGACAGCAGCAGAGCTACGTATCTCTGAGGCCAGATGTGTTGACTGTAGATAGCAGCCACCTGTACAGTGCTACAGGTACCATCACCAGCCCCACTGGAGAGACCTGGACCATCCCAGTCTACTCTGCCCCGCCAGGGTCACGTGATCAGGGCGGTGTCACACACATCGCCATCCCCCAGGAAGCATACAGCGCTGTGCAGGTTGGTGGGGGGACTACAACGACAATGGCACACACTACGCCAACGCAAGTTACGATCGGCTCGAGTCATGCAGTTTCCACGATGACAGGGTCGTCGGTGGGTCATGAAGAAGTGCAATACCAGACAGTGGCGGCCAACTCTCTATTCCCGGCCCAGTTCATGCACGGGAACATCCACATCCCTGTGGCGGTGCAAGGGTACGGCAACACCACGCAGTCGCTCATCTGGGACCCCCAGCAGCAGGTGCTGCACACACAGGGAGGGGTGCAGGTCCAGGACACACAGCAACTACAG GGTCAGACCATGGCAGTAGCAGAGCTGGAGGGCCAGGGGCATACAGAGATGATGCTTCCCTGTTCTCTAAAGCCTGAGGAGGGGCTTGACGTGTGGAAGCTCTGGGCCCAGAGGAAGAACGCCGAGCTGGACAAGGACGAGATCAACAAACTAGCTCCCATTGGCC gccggCAGGCACTGAGGTTCCAGGAGGACCTGGTGTCGTGTGCGGTTGCTGAGCTCAGTGTGGGGCTGTCTCACATGTGCCAGGAGGCccgagggctggagggagagacttATGGGGCTGACGTTCTCTATTACGTCTTCCTCTGCATACAGAAg tATCTGGTTGATAATGGTCGTGTGGATGACGTTTTTTCAGACCCATACTACGGGCGCTTCTCCCAGTGTCTGCATCGGATACTGGAGCCATGGAGGCCAAGCGTCCATCCACTAG GCCCAGGTTACCTCATCGccagtcaggtgacagaggagatGCTGTGGGAGTGTAAACAGCTGGGTGCCCATTCCCCTGCAACGCTACTGACTACGCTGATGTTCTTCAACACCAA GTACTTTCAGCTGAAGACTGTGGAGCAGCATCTGAAGCTGGCCTTCTCCAAGGTCCTGAGACACACCAGGAAGAGCCCCAACAACCCCAAAGACAAGTGCACCAGCATCCGCTACCTGAAGCCTGTTGGCCAGCACCAGATAGGACAGAAAG TGACAGATGACATGTATGCAGAGCAGTTGGAGCACCCAGAAAACCCTCTGCGCTGCCCCATCAAACTCTACGACTTCTACCTCTTCAAAAG